The Toxoplasma gondii ME49 chromosome XII, whole genome shotgun sequence genome includes a region encoding these proteins:
- a CDS encoding hypothetical protein (encoded by transcript TGME49_300052): protein MYSIILCETGGSKSKRWRAQETTDAGDPQKAGDGGDLTRVPQRRPIVVDPAKQVCKRPRREMFGRLVPVLPAHPLNCCSLRLASWLKFFAVFGPIGFGLLAFH from the exons ATGTATTCTATCATACTCTGTGAGACA GGTGGCTCAAAATCGAAGAGA TGGAGAGCACAAGAAACAACGGATGCAGGAGACCCTCAAAAGGCGGGTGACGGCGGGGACCTGACCCGCGTCCCACAGCGTCGTCCCATAGTTGTAGACCCGGCCAAACAG GTCTGTAAACGCCCCCGTAGAGAAATGTTCGGTCGTCTAGTGCCGGTTTTACCTGCTCACCCGTTAAATTGTTGTTCTTTGAGACTTGCCAGTTGGCTAAAGTTTTTTGCCGTTTTCGGTCCCATTGGTTTtggtcttctcgcctttcacTGA